One region of Hymenobacter sediminicola genomic DNA includes:
- a CDS encoding prolyl oligopeptidase family serine peptidase, translating to MKTPLFLTSLLASTAALAQSGPAAAPSVSATDTYFGVKVEDPYRNLENLQDPAVASWMKAQSEYARQTLNAIPGWQKLIDQMVEIDKRKAARVTDLRVADNDRYFYFKSRPEDQQPKLYYREGYAGTETLLFDPEAFEPGKVYNISGFAPSNDGSKVSFGITEKGAELGRMLIMDVKTRKLYPEQIPLTRGGGEWLPDNQTLAYLPYNNGDLKDMAARQNTQCRLHRVGTHASQDQIVFSAQLYPKLGIKPAEYPYAGIDRDTKLAYGLLYSVDRYLHAYYAPAAALGKPNIPWQPLFRPADEVTNFISDDRYIYFVTSKNTPRQKLMRMPAAKPDVATAEVLVPENAAEAIIDEQLKTTKDGLYFVRSRNGVQAKLYFVPKNSKTVRELKLPQAAGRLELVAKNAQSSDLWVTLGGWTSDRRRYRYNPASRQFTPEPLSSEAQYPEFADLVVEEVLVPSHDGVQVPLSLVYKKGLKRDKSAPTLMVGYGAYSRVMEPTFMPPFLLWTQEGGVLAVPHVRGGGELGEAWHKAGQKTTKPNTWKDLIACAEYLTKNNYTAPGKIAINGGSAGGILIGRAMTERPDLFAVAIPEVGCMNSVRMENSPNGPVNVPEFGTMTKEDEAKALLEMDAYHHLKPGTSYPATLVTAGFNDPRVIAWQPAKFAARLQTSNTSGKPVLFFTDYEAGHGMGDSRLKQFESIADLMAFGLWQTNAPGFQPNKVAAK from the coding sequence ATGAAAACACCCCTATTCCTCACGAGTCTGCTTGCCTCTACCGCCGCCCTGGCCCAGTCGGGGCCGGCCGCTGCGCCCTCCGTATCCGCCACCGATACCTACTTTGGGGTGAAGGTGGAGGACCCCTACCGCAACCTCGAAAACCTGCAGGACCCCGCCGTGGCTTCTTGGATGAAGGCCCAGAGTGAGTATGCCCGCCAAACGCTGAATGCCATTCCGGGCTGGCAGAAGCTCATTGACCAGATGGTGGAAATTGATAAGCGCAAGGCCGCTCGGGTAACCGACTTGCGTGTGGCCGACAACGACCGATATTTCTACTTCAAGTCGCGCCCCGAAGACCAACAGCCCAAGCTCTACTACCGCGAAGGCTATGCCGGCACCGAAACCCTGCTCTTCGACCCCGAGGCATTCGAACCGGGCAAGGTGTACAACATCAGCGGGTTTGCGCCCAGCAACGACGGCTCCAAAGTGTCGTTCGGCATCACGGAAAAAGGAGCGGAGCTAGGCCGTATGCTCATCATGGACGTCAAAACCCGCAAGCTCTACCCCGAGCAGATACCGCTCACACGCGGCGGCGGCGAATGGCTCCCTGACAATCAGACGCTGGCGTACCTGCCCTACAACAACGGCGACCTGAAAGACATGGCCGCCCGCCAAAACACGCAGTGCCGCCTGCACCGCGTAGGTACGCACGCCAGCCAGGACCAGATTGTGTTTTCGGCGCAGCTCTACCCCAAGCTCGGCATCAAGCCCGCCGAATACCCCTACGCCGGCATCGACCGGGATACCAAGCTGGCCTACGGCCTCCTGTATTCCGTAGACCGCTACCTGCACGCCTACTATGCCCCCGCCGCGGCCCTGGGCAAGCCCAACATCCCCTGGCAGCCGTTGTTTCGTCCGGCCGATGAAGTCACCAATTTCATTTCTGACGACCGGTACATCTACTTCGTAACCTCGAAAAACACGCCGCGCCAGAAGCTGATGCGCATGCCCGCCGCCAAGCCCGACGTGGCCACGGCCGAGGTGCTGGTGCCCGAAAATGCAGCCGAGGCCATCATCGACGAACAGCTGAAAACCACCAAGGACGGCCTCTACTTCGTCCGATCCCGCAACGGCGTGCAGGCCAAGCTCTATTTTGTGCCGAAAAATTCTAAAACGGTGCGCGAGCTGAAACTGCCGCAGGCCGCGGGCCGGCTGGAGCTGGTAGCCAAAAACGCGCAGTCGTCGGACCTGTGGGTGACGCTGGGCGGCTGGACTTCCGACCGGCGGCGCTACCGCTACAACCCGGCCAGCCGGCAGTTCACGCCCGAGCCGTTGTCGTCGGAGGCGCAATACCCCGAGTTTGCTGATCTGGTGGTGGAAGAAGTACTGGTGCCCTCGCACGACGGCGTGCAGGTGCCACTGTCGTTGGTGTATAAAAAGGGCCTGAAGCGCGACAAGTCAGCCCCTACGCTCATGGTCGGCTACGGCGCCTATTCGCGGGTGATGGAGCCTACCTTCATGCCGCCTTTCCTGCTCTGGACGCAGGAGGGCGGGGTGCTGGCCGTGCCGCACGTGCGCGGCGGCGGCGAGCTGGGTGAGGCCTGGCACAAAGCCGGCCAGAAAACTACCAAGCCCAACACTTGGAAAGACCTCATTGCCTGCGCCGAATACCTGACCAAAAACAACTACACCGCGCCCGGCAAAATAGCCATCAACGGTGGCAGCGCCGGCGGCATCCTCATCGGGCGGGCCATGACCGAGCGGCCCGATCTGTTTGCAGTAGCAATTCCGGAAGTAGGCTGCATGAACTCCGTGCGTATGGAAAACTCGCCCAACGGCCCCGTAAACGTGCCCGAGTTTGGTACCATGACCAAGGAAGACGAAGCCAAAGCGCTGCTGGAAATGGACGCCTACCACCACCTCAAACCCGGCACCAGCTACCCCGCCACGCTCGTTACGGCCGGCTTCAACGACCCGCGCGTTATTGCGTGGCAGCCGGCCAAGTTTGCGGCCCGCCTGCAAACCAGCAACACTTCCGGCAAGCCCGTGCTGTTCTTCACCGACTATGAAGCCGGCCACGGCATGGGCGACTCCCGCCTCAAGCAGTTTGAAAGCATTGCCGACCTCATGGCCTTCGGGCTATGGCAGACTAACGCACCCGGATTTCAGCCTAATAAAGTAGCTGCTAAATAG